From one Thalassoroseus pseudoceratinae genomic stretch:
- a CDS encoding DUF1559 domain-containing protein, translating to MFGSRQTLRRRGFTLIELLVVIAIIAILIALLLPAVQQAREAARRTECKNKLKQIGIALHNHHSNNNSFPPGITSANPASTLWNLGGIQEPSYHGPNWASNIFAEMEQPALEADIVECVKTWNNTSDYCEFLPSRLSTWTPKMYLCPSAELITALYTGWNTDEQSKGNYAANYGSHNLYSFKNKSTAGIFGIVEVDSTDGLAEMGRGKGTRFRDVRDGTSNTVMISEVIGLDSTSDSRGVWFGGWMGATAFTTHDGPNAKDTDVVPGCDNSAVTPGSGMGCTENYSDENTWAAARSEHAGGVNAAMADGSVRFISDTIELSVWQALSTRAGAEVIDEF from the coding sequence ATGTTTGGAAGTCGACAGACACTTCGTCGTCGTGGTTTTACATTGATCGAGTTGCTGGTCGTGATCGCGATCATTGCAATTCTGATCGCCCTGTTGTTGCCCGCGGTGCAACAAGCTCGCGAAGCCGCTCGCCGCACCGAGTGCAAGAACAAACTCAAGCAAATTGGTATCGCACTGCACAACCACCATTCGAACAACAATTCCTTCCCGCCTGGAATTACCTCCGCGAACCCTGCGTCCACACTTTGGAATCTCGGTGGAATTCAAGAGCCGAGCTATCACGGTCCCAACTGGGCTTCCAACATTTTCGCCGAGATGGAACAACCGGCCTTGGAAGCGGACATCGTCGAATGCGTCAAAACGTGGAACAACACCTCGGACTACTGCGAGTTCTTGCCATCGCGTTTGAGCACGTGGACCCCGAAAATGTACCTCTGCCCCAGTGCGGAACTCATCACCGCGCTCTACACCGGCTGGAATACCGACGAGCAATCGAAAGGTAACTACGCCGCCAACTATGGTTCCCACAACCTGTACTCGTTCAAGAACAAATCGACTGCGGGAATTTTTGGGATCGTCGAGGTGGATTCCACCGATGGTTTGGCAGAGATGGGTCGTGGCAAAGGAACTCGCTTCCGTGACGTCCGCGATGGGACATCGAACACCGTCATGATCAGTGAAGTAATCGGGTTGGATAGCACGAGCGACAGTCGCGGCGTGTGGTTCGGTGGCTGGATGGGTGCAACCGCATTCACCACTCACGACGGCCCCAACGCCAAAGACACCGACGTCGTCCCCGGTTGCGACAACAGTGCCGTCACGCCAGGTAGCGGCATGGGATGTACGGAGAACTACAGCGACGAGAACACCTGGGCGGCAGCACGAAGTGAGCACGCCGGCGGTGTGAACGCTGCCATGGCCGACGGCAGCGTGCGATTCATTTCCGACACGATTGAACTCAGCGTTTGGCAAGCTCTCAGCACCCGTGCCGGTGCCGAAGTCATCGACGAGTTTTAA
- a CDS encoding alpha/beta hydrolase family protein, translating into MIGQFRSSLAIVVVALMTTVSYGQDNAIQELRLEPVDRLRDRTVPIKVYHSNSERPQPVILFSHGLGGSRENNPYLGNYWAANGYVAVFMQHPGSDDDVWKSAKLGKRFQALKAAASTQTALLRFADIPFVIDQLEIWNAKSGHPLNGKLDLEHIGMSGHSYGAVTTLAVAGRKFPFNQNFAETRIDAFLAMSPQPGKGTQTAKTFGHLTQPILCMTGTKDGSPIDPTLKPATRREVYTSLPAGDKYQLVLHDAEHSAFGEGGRLLRRRQHPEHHPAIQQISLHFWNAYLKDNAKSRKWLQSNQPITTTKLDEQDIWEWK; encoded by the coding sequence ATGATAGGACAGTTTCGATCGAGCTTGGCAATCGTTGTTGTGGCGTTGATGACGACAGTTTCTTACGGGCAAGACAATGCAATCCAAGAGTTACGATTGGAACCGGTCGACCGACTTCGAGACCGAACCGTCCCAATCAAAGTCTATCACTCAAACTCAGAACGCCCGCAACCGGTGATCCTCTTTTCGCATGGACTCGGCGGTTCCCGCGAGAACAATCCCTATCTGGGAAACTATTGGGCGGCGAATGGTTATGTCGCGGTCTTTATGCAGCATCCGGGAAGTGATGACGACGTCTGGAAGTCCGCTAAACTAGGCAAACGGTTCCAAGCTCTGAAAGCGGCGGCTAGCACGCAAACAGCGTTGCTTCGATTCGCCGATATTCCATTCGTTATCGACCAACTCGAAATCTGGAACGCGAAGTCCGGGCATCCGCTTAACGGTAAACTCGATCTCGAACACATCGGCATGAGCGGTCATAGTTATGGAGCCGTCACAACACTAGCGGTCGCCGGACGCAAGTTCCCATTCAATCAGAACTTTGCCGAAACGAGAATCGACGCCTTCCTAGCAATGAGTCCGCAACCAGGCAAAGGCACGCAAACCGCCAAGACATTCGGACATCTGACGCAGCCAATTCTCTGCATGACAGGCACCAAAGACGGCAGCCCCATCGACCCTACTTTGAAACCGGCAACACGTCGCGAAGTTTACACAAGCTTACCAGCCGGTGATAAATATCAGTTAGTCCTCCACGACGCGGAACACTCGGCTTTCGGCGAAGGCGGACGTTTGCTCCGTCGACGACAACACCCCGAACATCACCCCGCCATTCAGCAAATTAGTCTTCACTTCTGGAACGCTTACCTTAAAGACAATGCCAAGTCTCGAAAATGGTTGCAATCGAATCAGCCCATCACAACAACGAAGCTCGACGAACAAGACATTTGGGAATGGAAGTAG